A single Dunckerocampus dactyliophorus isolate RoL2022-P2 chromosome 2, RoL_Ddac_1.1, whole genome shotgun sequence DNA region contains:
- the mapk8b gene encoding mitogen-activated protein kinase 8 isoform X5, protein MEENPSFGYLVMELMDANLCQVIQMELDHERLSYLLYQMLCGIKHLHAAGIIHRDLKPSNIVVKSDCTLKILDFGLARTAATGLLMTPYVVTRYYRAPEVILGMGYQANVDVWSVGCIMAEMVRGSVLFPGTDHIDQWNKVIEQLGTPSQEFLMKLNQSVRTYVENRPRYAGYSFEKLFPDVLFPADSEHNKLKASQARDLLSKMLVIDASKRISVDEALQHPYINVWYDPTEVEAPPPAITDKQLDEREHTVDEWKELIYKEVLDWEERTKNGVIKGQPASIGATVSSDPLQQHHQLPSSARSSPCVADPALADANGSLETDGGALGRCR, encoded by the exons ATGGAAGAGAACCCTTCAtttgg ATATCTCGTGATGGAGTTGATGGATGCCAACCTCTGCCAGGTGATTCAGATGGAACTGGACCACGAGAGGCTGTCCTACTTGCTTTACCAGATGCTGTGTGGAATCAAACATTTGCATGCTGCTGGAATCATACATAGG GACCTGAAGCCAAGTAACATAGTTGTCAAATCTGACTGCACACTGAAGATCCTGGACTTTGGCCTGGCCAGGACAGCTGCCACTGGCCTCCTCATGACGCCTTACGTGGTCACCCGCTACTACCGTGCCCCTGAGGTTATCCTGGGCATGGGCTACCAGGCTAACG ttgaTGTCTGGTCTGTTGGCTGCATCATGGCCGAAATGGTCCGAGGTAGTGTGTTGTTTCCAGGCACTGATC ATATTGATCAGTGGAATAAGGTGATTGAGCAGTTGGGGACGCCGTCTCAGGAGTTCCTGATGAAACTCAACCAATCGGTGAGGACATATGTGGAGAATCGACCTCGCTACGCAGGCTACAGCTTTGAGAAGCTCTTCCCAGATGTTCTGTTTCCTGCAGATTCTGAACACAACAAACTAAAAG caAGTCAAGCCAGAGACCTGCTGTCAAAGATGCTGGTTATAGATGCGTCCAAGAGGATCTCTGTAGACGAAGCTCTCCAACACCCTTATATCAACGTCTGGTATGACCCGACTGAAGTGGAGGCG CCGCCACCTGCGATCACAGACAAGCAGCTGGATGAGCGGGAGcacacggtggatgagtggaaAG agtTGATATACAAAGAAGTCTTGGACTGGGAGGAAAGGACTAAAAATGGTGTCATTAAAGGACAGCCAGCATCCATAG GTGCAACAGTGAGCAGCGACCCCCTGCAGCAGCACCACCAGCTCCCCTCTTCCGCACGCTCCTCCCCCTGTGTCGCAGACCCCGCCCTCGCCGATGCCAACGGCAGCCTGGAAACAGACGGCGGGGCGCTGGGCCGCTGCagatga
- the mapk8b gene encoding mitogen-activated protein kinase 8 isoform X2: MNRNKREKEYYSIDVGDSTFMVLKRYQNLRPIGSGAQGIVCSAYDHNLERNVAIKKLSRPFQNQTHAKRAYRELVLMKCVNHKNIIGLLNVFTPQKTLEEFQDVYLVMELMDANLCQVIQMELDHERLSYLLYQMLCGIKHLHAAGIIHRDLKPSNIVVKSDCTLKILDFGLARTAATGLLMTPYVVTRYYRAPEVILGMGYQANVDIWAVGCIMAEMVRHKILFPGRDYIDQWNKVIEQLGTPSQEFLMKLNQSVRTYVENRPRYAGYSFEKLFPDVLFPADSEHNKLKASQARDLLSKMLVIDASKRISVDEALQHPYINVWYDPTEVEAPPPAITDKQLDEREHTVDEWKELIYKEVLDWEERTKNGVIKGQPASIGATVSSDPLQQHHQLPSSARSSPCVADPALADANGSLETDGGALGRCR, translated from the exons ATGAATCGAAACAAGCGTGAGAAAGAGTACTACAGTATAGATGTGGGCGACTCAACTTTTATGGTTTTAAAGCGCTACCAGAACCTCAGACCCATTGGATCCGGAGCACAGGGAATTGTCTG TTCAGCATACGACCACAACTTAGAGAGGAACGTCGCCATCAAGAAGCTGAGCCGACCATTTCAGAATCAAACTCATGCAAAACGAGCCTACAGAGAGCTAGTGCTCATGAAATGTGTCAACCACAAGAAT ATAATCGGCCTATTAAATGTATTCACACCACAGAAGACACTGGAGGAGTTCCAAGATGT ATATCTCGTGATGGAGTTGATGGATGCCAACCTCTGCCAGGTGATTCAGATGGAACTGGACCACGAGAGGCTGTCCTACTTGCTTTACCAGATGCTGTGTGGAATCAAACATTTGCATGCTGCTGGAATCATACATAGG GACCTGAAGCCAAGTAACATAGTTGTCAAATCTGACTGCACACTGAAGATCCTGGACTTTGGCCTGGCCAGGACAGCTGCCACTGGCCTCCTCATGACGCCTTACGTGGTCACCCGCTACTACCGTGCCCCTGAGGTTATCCTGGGCATGGGCTACCAGGCTAACG TGGATATATGGGCTGTGGGATGCATTATGGCAGAAATGGTTCGCCACAAAATCCTTTTTCCAGGAAGGGATT ATATTGATCAGTGGAATAAGGTGATTGAGCAGTTGGGGACGCCGTCTCAGGAGTTCCTGATGAAACTCAACCAATCGGTGAGGACATATGTGGAGAATCGACCTCGCTACGCAGGCTACAGCTTTGAGAAGCTCTTCCCAGATGTTCTGTTTCCTGCAGATTCTGAACACAACAAACTAAAAG caAGTCAAGCCAGAGACCTGCTGTCAAAGATGCTGGTTATAGATGCGTCCAAGAGGATCTCTGTAGACGAAGCTCTCCAACACCCTTATATCAACGTCTGGTATGACCCGACTGAAGTGGAGGCG CCGCCACCTGCGATCACAGACAAGCAGCTGGATGAGCGGGAGcacacggtggatgagtggaaAG agtTGATATACAAAGAAGTCTTGGACTGGGAGGAAAGGACTAAAAATGGTGTCATTAAAGGACAGCCAGCATCCATAG GTGCAACAGTGAGCAGCGACCCCCTGCAGCAGCACCACCAGCTCCCCTCTTCCGCACGCTCCTCCCCCTGTGTCGCAGACCCCGCCCTCGCCGATGCCAACGGCAGCCTGGAAACAGACGGCGGGGCGCTGGGCCGCTGCagatga
- the mapk8b gene encoding mitogen-activated protein kinase 8 isoform X1, with the protein MNRNKREKEYYSIDVGDSTFMVLKRYQNLRPIGSGAQGIVCSAYDHNLERNVAIKKLSRPFQNQTHAKRAYRELVLMKCVNHKNIIGLLNVFTPQKTLEEFQDVYLVMELMDANLCQVIQMELDHERLSYLLYQMLCGIKHLHAAGIIHRDLKPSNIVVKSDCTLKILDFGLARTAATGLLMTPYVVTRYYRAPEVILGMGYQANVDVWSVGCIMAEMVRGSVLFPGTDHIDQWNKVIEQLGTPSQEFLMKLNQSVRTYVENRPRYAGYSFEKLFPDVLFPADSEHNKLKASQARDLLSKMLVIDASKRISVDEALQHPYINVWYDPTEVEAPPPAITDKQLDEREHTVDEWKELIYKEVLDWEERTKNGVIKGQPASIGATVSSDPLQQHHQLPSSARSSPCVADPALADANGSLETDGGALGRCR; encoded by the exons ATGAATCGAAACAAGCGTGAGAAAGAGTACTACAGTATAGATGTGGGCGACTCAACTTTTATGGTTTTAAAGCGCTACCAGAACCTCAGACCCATTGGATCCGGAGCACAGGGAATTGTCTG TTCAGCATACGACCACAACTTAGAGAGGAACGTCGCCATCAAGAAGCTGAGCCGACCATTTCAGAATCAAACTCATGCAAAACGAGCCTACAGAGAGCTAGTGCTCATGAAATGTGTCAACCACAAGAAT ATAATCGGCCTATTAAATGTATTCACACCACAGAAGACACTGGAGGAGTTCCAAGATGT ATATCTCGTGATGGAGTTGATGGATGCCAACCTCTGCCAGGTGATTCAGATGGAACTGGACCACGAGAGGCTGTCCTACTTGCTTTACCAGATGCTGTGTGGAATCAAACATTTGCATGCTGCTGGAATCATACATAGG GACCTGAAGCCAAGTAACATAGTTGTCAAATCTGACTGCACACTGAAGATCCTGGACTTTGGCCTGGCCAGGACAGCTGCCACTGGCCTCCTCATGACGCCTTACGTGGTCACCCGCTACTACCGTGCCCCTGAGGTTATCCTGGGCATGGGCTACCAGGCTAACG ttgaTGTCTGGTCTGTTGGCTGCATCATGGCCGAAATGGTCCGAGGTAGTGTGTTGTTTCCAGGCACTGATC ATATTGATCAGTGGAATAAGGTGATTGAGCAGTTGGGGACGCCGTCTCAGGAGTTCCTGATGAAACTCAACCAATCGGTGAGGACATATGTGGAGAATCGACCTCGCTACGCAGGCTACAGCTTTGAGAAGCTCTTCCCAGATGTTCTGTTTCCTGCAGATTCTGAACACAACAAACTAAAAG caAGTCAAGCCAGAGACCTGCTGTCAAAGATGCTGGTTATAGATGCGTCCAAGAGGATCTCTGTAGACGAAGCTCTCCAACACCCTTATATCAACGTCTGGTATGACCCGACTGAAGTGGAGGCG CCGCCACCTGCGATCACAGACAAGCAGCTGGATGAGCGGGAGcacacggtggatgagtggaaAG agtTGATATACAAAGAAGTCTTGGACTGGGAGGAAAGGACTAAAAATGGTGTCATTAAAGGACAGCCAGCATCCATAG GTGCAACAGTGAGCAGCGACCCCCTGCAGCAGCACCACCAGCTCCCCTCTTCCGCACGCTCCTCCCCCTGTGTCGCAGACCCCGCCCTCGCCGATGCCAACGGCAGCCTGGAAACAGACGGCGGGGCGCTGGGCCGCTGCagatga
- the mapk8b gene encoding mitogen-activated protein kinase 8 isoform X3, with amino-acid sequence MNRNKREKEYYSIDVGDSTFMVLKRYQNLRPIGSGAQGIVCSAYDHNLERNVAIKKLSRPFQNQTHAKRAYRELVLMKCVNHKNIIGLLNVFTPQKTLEEFQDVYLVMELMDANLCQVIQMELDHERLSYLLYQMLCGIKHLHAAGIIHRDLKPSNIVVKSDCTLKILDFGLARTAATGLLMTPYVVTRYYRAPEVILGMGYQANVDVWSVGCIMAEMVRGSVLFPGTDHIDQWNKVIEQLGTPSQEFLMKLNQSVRTYVENRPRYAGYSFEKLFPDVLFPADSEHNKLKASQARDLLSKMLVIDASKRISVDEALQHPYINVWYDPTEVEAPPPAITDKQLDEREHTVDEWKELIYKEVLDWEERTKNGVIKGQPASIAQVQQ; translated from the exons ATGAATCGAAACAAGCGTGAGAAAGAGTACTACAGTATAGATGTGGGCGACTCAACTTTTATGGTTTTAAAGCGCTACCAGAACCTCAGACCCATTGGATCCGGAGCACAGGGAATTGTCTG TTCAGCATACGACCACAACTTAGAGAGGAACGTCGCCATCAAGAAGCTGAGCCGACCATTTCAGAATCAAACTCATGCAAAACGAGCCTACAGAGAGCTAGTGCTCATGAAATGTGTCAACCACAAGAAT ATAATCGGCCTATTAAATGTATTCACACCACAGAAGACACTGGAGGAGTTCCAAGATGT ATATCTCGTGATGGAGTTGATGGATGCCAACCTCTGCCAGGTGATTCAGATGGAACTGGACCACGAGAGGCTGTCCTACTTGCTTTACCAGATGCTGTGTGGAATCAAACATTTGCATGCTGCTGGAATCATACATAGG GACCTGAAGCCAAGTAACATAGTTGTCAAATCTGACTGCACACTGAAGATCCTGGACTTTGGCCTGGCCAGGACAGCTGCCACTGGCCTCCTCATGACGCCTTACGTGGTCACCCGCTACTACCGTGCCCCTGAGGTTATCCTGGGCATGGGCTACCAGGCTAACG ttgaTGTCTGGTCTGTTGGCTGCATCATGGCCGAAATGGTCCGAGGTAGTGTGTTGTTTCCAGGCACTGATC ATATTGATCAGTGGAATAAGGTGATTGAGCAGTTGGGGACGCCGTCTCAGGAGTTCCTGATGAAACTCAACCAATCGGTGAGGACATATGTGGAGAATCGACCTCGCTACGCAGGCTACAGCTTTGAGAAGCTCTTCCCAGATGTTCTGTTTCCTGCAGATTCTGAACACAACAAACTAAAAG caAGTCAAGCCAGAGACCTGCTGTCAAAGATGCTGGTTATAGATGCGTCCAAGAGGATCTCTGTAGACGAAGCTCTCCAACACCCTTATATCAACGTCTGGTATGACCCGACTGAAGTGGAGGCG CCGCCACCTGCGATCACAGACAAGCAGCTGGATGAGCGGGAGcacacggtggatgagtggaaAG agtTGATATACAAAGAAGTCTTGGACTGGGAGGAAAGGACTAAAAATGGTGTCATTAAAGGACAGCCAGCATCCATAG CACAGGTGCAACAGTGA
- the mapk8b gene encoding mitogen-activated protein kinase 8 isoform X4: MNRNKREKEYYSIDVGDSTFMVLKRYQNLRPIGSGAQGIVCSAYDHNLERNVAIKKLSRPFQNQTHAKRAYRELVLMKCVNHKNIIGLLNVFTPQKTLEEFQDVYLVMELMDANLCQVIQMELDHERLSYLLYQMLCGIKHLHAAGIIHRDLKPSNIVVKSDCTLKILDFGLARTAATGLLMTPYVVTRYYRAPEVILGMGYQANVDIWAVGCIMAEMVRHKILFPGRDYIDQWNKVIEQLGTPSQEFLMKLNQSVRTYVENRPRYAGYSFEKLFPDVLFPADSEHNKLKASQARDLLSKMLVIDASKRISVDEALQHPYINVWYDPTEVEAPPPAITDKQLDEREHTVDEWKELIYKEVLDWEERTKNGVIKGQPASIG; encoded by the exons ATGAATCGAAACAAGCGTGAGAAAGAGTACTACAGTATAGATGTGGGCGACTCAACTTTTATGGTTTTAAAGCGCTACCAGAACCTCAGACCCATTGGATCCGGAGCACAGGGAATTGTCTG TTCAGCATACGACCACAACTTAGAGAGGAACGTCGCCATCAAGAAGCTGAGCCGACCATTTCAGAATCAAACTCATGCAAAACGAGCCTACAGAGAGCTAGTGCTCATGAAATGTGTCAACCACAAGAAT ATAATCGGCCTATTAAATGTATTCACACCACAGAAGACACTGGAGGAGTTCCAAGATGT ATATCTCGTGATGGAGTTGATGGATGCCAACCTCTGCCAGGTGATTCAGATGGAACTGGACCACGAGAGGCTGTCCTACTTGCTTTACCAGATGCTGTGTGGAATCAAACATTTGCATGCTGCTGGAATCATACATAGG GACCTGAAGCCAAGTAACATAGTTGTCAAATCTGACTGCACACTGAAGATCCTGGACTTTGGCCTGGCCAGGACAGCTGCCACTGGCCTCCTCATGACGCCTTACGTGGTCACCCGCTACTACCGTGCCCCTGAGGTTATCCTGGGCATGGGCTACCAGGCTAACG TGGATATATGGGCTGTGGGATGCATTATGGCAGAAATGGTTCGCCACAAAATCCTTTTTCCAGGAAGGGATT ATATTGATCAGTGGAATAAGGTGATTGAGCAGTTGGGGACGCCGTCTCAGGAGTTCCTGATGAAACTCAACCAATCGGTGAGGACATATGTGGAGAATCGACCTCGCTACGCAGGCTACAGCTTTGAGAAGCTCTTCCCAGATGTTCTGTTTCCTGCAGATTCTGAACACAACAAACTAAAAG caAGTCAAGCCAGAGACCTGCTGTCAAAGATGCTGGTTATAGATGCGTCCAAGAGGATCTCTGTAGACGAAGCTCTCCAACACCCTTATATCAACGTCTGGTATGACCCGACTGAAGTGGAGGCG CCGCCACCTGCGATCACAGACAAGCAGCTGGATGAGCGGGAGcacacggtggatgagtggaaAG agtTGATATACAAAGAAGTCTTGGACTGGGAGGAAAGGACTAAAAATGGTGTCATTAAAGGACAGCCAGCATCCATAGGTTAG